GCGAAAGATTGCGCGCCAAATCGGCCGCGCTGCCGTTCGGCAGCAAGACCAGCATCGCGACGTCATCGCCTGCGTACGGCAGTTCGACGGCCTGGACGCCTTCGCTTTCGGCGTAGGCAAACGTATCGCTTTGCCGCATCAGCGCGGCGTCGATCTTGCTGCCGTCAGCGAGGCGGAACGGCTGGTTGCTTGTCGCTTCGGCCTTAAATGGTTTTTCCCAGTCGCCTTTAAAGTAAATCGCGTTGGTCAGCACGAGGCGCGTCAGATAGGTCAGATCGCCCTGCTGCAAAAGATTTTTGATCTTATTGTCGGTTCGTTCTTCCACCCAATGGTTGATCGTCATACGGCTGTTCTCGGTATCTTTGGCAAAGTCAAGCGTTTGAAACGACCCCTGGTAATAACGGTCGGTCAGGGAAAGAAACGGCTCGCTAAACGAAAAGCCCTTCTGTCCCCAAAGCGCATTGGCGATCTCGAGCCGGTAGCCTTTATCCTTCCCCGTTTGCAGCTGCGTCAGCAGGTTGGAGAATTTCTGATGCAGCTCGTCTTGCGGCCCCGTAAAATGCAAGGCTTTCGCCATTTGCGCTTCGGTCTGGCCGCGACTGCCGGCATAGGTCATGACCAAAGCCGTTGAAACGCCGAGCGGCGAATAAAACGTATTCTTGTCCGGCTGCGCTAGCTGGATGCGTTGGTACAGATCGACCGCAAACTGGTTGTTGCCTTCCGCTGTGTTGTTGTCTTTCTCTGCCGGAACGCCAGCGCCCGCGATGCCTGTAACGATAAGAAGCAGCGCCGACAGACACAGGCCGATCCATTTTGCCTTTCGCCCGCAATATTCGTTTATCATGCTCGCACTCCCTTTATTTTTATTTGCTTTACTGCTTCTATTCTACCTGTAAATCCACACCTTGCCAACAAGTTACCCACAGGATATCCACCGATTTTTGTGGATAACTTTTCGCTTTTACGCACACTTCTCTTCTATGAATCACTCTTTGAAGTTTCTTGGCATGTTTGTTTGCGTCTGCTATAATTACACTCAAATTGAAGTAATGAGGATGGTACGTTATGCGATTGATTTCCTGGAACGTAAACGGTCTTAGGGCCTGTCTGGGCAAAGGCTTTGCCGATTTTTTCACTGGCATTGACGCCGATATCGTCTGCCTGCAGGAAACGAAGATGCAGGAAGGCCAGGCCAAAATCGATTTTCCCGGCTACCGCCAGTATTGGAACAGCGCGGTAAAGAAAGGTTATTCCGGCACCGCGATCTTCACCCGGTTGGAACCCTTGTCGGTGCGCTACGATTTGGGGCAGAGCGAACACGATCAGGAAGGGCGCGTCATCTGCCTTGAGTTCGAGTCGTTTTTTCTGGTCACGGTCTACACGCCGAATTCGCAGCGCGAGTTGGCGCGGCTCGATTATCGGCTGCAATGGGAAGACGACTTTCGCGCTTACCTGCAGGAACTGGATCGGCAAAAACCGGTCATTCTCTGCGGCGACATCAATGTGGCACATCAGGAGATCGACCTGAAAAATCCGAAGACCAATCGTCGCAACGCCGGTTTCACCGACGAGGAACGCGGCAAGATGAGCGAACTTTTGGCTGCGGGCTTTACCGATACGTTCCGCCATTTGTATCCGGAGCAGGAAGACGCCTACACCTGGTGGTCATATATGATGAAGGCGCGCGAACGCAATATCGGTTGGCGGATCGACTACTTCCTGATTTCCGACCGCCTGCGCAGCGAGTTGAAGGACGCTAAAATTTATCCCGACGTAATGGGCAGCGATCACTGCCCGGTCGGCCTGGAAATTTTCTAGGCCTGCCGCATTTTGCTCTTCTTTCTCACCTTGCGCCGTCCTTGTCTCCTGCCGCTAAGCGCGCAGCCGAGGCAAGCGACGGCTTTTTTTCGTTTCATCCCGTAACAGGAGTTTTTTAAACGTTTTTTCCTTTTTTCGCGAGAAAAAGTATAATAACTTTAAAAACCCCGCTCGCGTTGTTATTCATTTTGTAATTTGCTATGCTTGTCCTATCACACTTTCTAAACGATGGAGCATTGCATGATGTATGAAACAAAACCGTGTAAACCTTTTCGACGCGAACTCCTCACCTTGCTCTTACTGATGATCGTCGCAATCCTGCTGCTCGTCGAAGGCAGCAACGCGTTTGTTTTTTATCAATTGAACTCGCAGTACCAAAGCAGCGAAGCCGCCAATGTCCGCAGCACGGTGCAGCAGACGCTGGCTTTTCAGGATCAGGCCTATCTGCTTTATGAGCAGCAGCTGGAAGAACGGATGAAAAAAGCGATGGATCTTTTCCAGCAGGCGTATCTGCGCAACGGAAAGAACCCGTTGCGAATCGATCTGCAGCGCATCCAGCGCAATGCCGGACTGGACATCGATCTTTTCGTCCTCGACAACGAGGGCCGCGTCATCTACACCACGTTTTCGCCGGATCTGAACCAGCTCGTGATACGACCGGATTCGAGTCTGGCAAAATCGCTGCAGCACGCGCGGGAAAACGACGAGTACCTGGTCGATCGCTCTTCGGTCAGTCTTTATGACGGCGTTAAGAAATTCTCTTACCAAAGCACGCCTGACGACAAATACTTTTTGGAGATCGGCATCGCGCTCTCGCAGCACCAGGATGCGCTTGGCGTCATCGACTTCGATGCCGCGATCGAGCAGCTGATCTCCGAGCATGACATCCTGGCCTCTGTCCGGGTGTACGACCGGGCCGGCTCCGATTTCACCGCGGCTAAGGGAACGGGACAGTATCGCCTGAGCGGCGAAAAACTGGCCGCCCTGCAATCCGCCGTTCATACCGAAAAGCCGCAGCAGCTGAGCGAAGGCGCTTTGACTTATGAGTATCTGCCACTGCCGCGCCAGAAGGACTATTTGACCGGCAAAGTGGTCGAGATCGTCTATGACACCGGCAAATGGCAGCTGCGTTGGCAAAAGTACCTTTTGCTGCATGGCGCGATCGCGCTTGCCGCGATTTTCGGCGGCATTCTTTGCAGCTTTTGGCTGACGAACCGAATCGCGCAGCCGATTTTGCGCCTCTCTCATAGCGTACGCCGCATCGCATCCGGCAACTTCAACGAGCCGGTTTCTATCGCAGGCGAGAATGAGATCAGCCGTTTGGCAGAGGATATCGACGGCATGCGGCAGAAGTTGGTCGCGATGATCGGTTATCTGAAGGATTCAAACGATCAGCTTGCGCAAGGCTACGACCTGACGATCCGCGCCTTTTTTAAGACGCTCGAAGTCCGCGAAAGCCGCACCGCATCGCATTCGCTGCGCGTAAACCAGATCGCGATGGATATCGGACGGCAGCTACAACTGAGCGAAGAACAATTGTTGAAACTGGAATGGGGTACACTGCTCCACGATATCGGCAAGCTGGCGATTGAAGATGCAATTTTATTAAAATCGGGGCCGCTGACCGTTGAGGAATACGAGTCAATGAAGGAACACCCGCGCATCGGCTATGAAGTGCTGCAGGATGCCGCCTATCTGCGCGACGCGCTGGAGGTCTCGCTCTTTCATCATGAAAATTATGACGGTACCGGCTATCCGCACCGTCTCAAAGGCGAGGACATACCACTCCTGGCGCGAATTTGCGCCGTAGCCGACGCGTTTGAAGCGATGACCGCTGATCGCCCTTACCGCCAGGGAATTCCACTGGAAGAGGCAGTGGAGGAACTGAAACGCTGTTCCGGCGCACAGTTCGACCCGTTGGTGCTCGATGCGTTTTTTGCACTGCCCTTGGAAGAATATCGGATACCAAAAGACCCGGCCTAAGCCGAGTCTTTTGGTAAGGCTGAAAAGAAACGGTAACACAAAGAAGCGAAGCGGGCCGATTCGATCGGCCCGAAAAAAAGGAAGAAGAATACTAAACTCTTCCTCCCTTCTTCGATTCTTCGTGTAAAAAACGTCCCACTTGCTTTCGTTTTATCGACATTCTCAGCCCCTGTTTAGGCAGGGGCTTTTTTCATTCAGTCATCGCTGCCGCGCAGAATCATCAAAAGACGTAGGATTTCCCAGTACAGCCAGACCATCGTGACCATCAGGCCGAAAGCCGCGAACCATTCCATCTGCGCCGGTAAGCCTTGACGCGCTCCGTCTTCGATCCGGTCGAAGTCGAGGATCAGGTTCAACGCCGCGACGCCGATCACGACCAGGCTAAACACGATGCCAATGATGCCGCCGCTGCGAAACGGCAGGTTAATGCCGAACATGCCGAGCAGCAGATTGGCCATGATCACCAGAAAAACGCCCATCGTAGCCGCCGCCACGAACGACTTGAATTTTTCCGTCGCACGGATCAGTCCGAAGCGATAGCAGCCGAACATCGCCGCTGCGACGCCAAACGTCAGCATCACCGCTTGAAATGCGATGCCGCCGTATTTCATCGACAGGATCATCGTGATGGAGCCGAGAGCAAAGCCTTCGAACACCGCATACAGCGGCGCCGTTACATGACAGGTTTGCGGTTTGAAGCAGGCGACCATGCCGAGAATCAGCGTCGCAACGATGCCGACGCCGGCAAAGATCGCAACGGTTTCGAACTTACCCGTCATTGCCAGATACAAGAAGGTGGACAGGGAAGACGCAACCAGTAAGAAGAGCAGGCTCATCGCCTTGTTGATCGTACCGCTGACTGTCATCGTTTCCTGGCCGACCTGATACCCTGAGCGAGTAAACGTATCGCTCTTAAAAATCGGATTTGAATTTCTCATTTGAGATACCTCCTGGAAATTTTAACATACAATATTACCTTTTCGCCTCGCAGCGCTTTTCTCCTGCTGAAAAATACGCAACCGCAAAGACACAACGTTCAAAAAGGCGATAGGCGGCCGATACGATCGGCCGCCTCAGAGTGTGGACAATTTTTAAAACAGAATACGGTAACACGAAGAAGCGAAGCGGGCCGATCCGATCGGCCCGGTAGAAAGAAAGAAGAATAATAATCTCTTCCTCCCTCCTTCGACTCTTCGTGTAAAAAACGTCCCGGTGGTTCTATTTCTTACGACTGTACGGCGTGCCGGAAAGCGGCAGTTCGGTGCGAAAAATTCCATCGCGCCGGAAGTACGCACCGGCCACAGCCGGCGCGGTCGGTACCGTGACGATTTCACCGACGCCTTTCGCACCGTAAGCCAGCTTATCCGGGTTCTTTTCGACCAAAACGCTTTCGATCCTCGGTACCTGGCTGGAGCGAAAGAGACCGAGCGTGCCGAACTTAGCCGTCGGCTCACCCTTTTGCAGCGGGTAGTCTTCCGTCAGCGCATAGCCGAGTCCCATCACGACGCCGCCCTCGATCTGTCCCTCTATATTGGTCGGGTTAATCGCTCTGCCGACGTCGTGCGCGGCAATGACGCGTTCGACTTTCCCCTCCGCATCGAGCAGTACGACCTGCACCGCGTAGCCATAGGCGACATGGCTGACGGGGTTTGGCTTGTCGGAATTCATCGGGTCCGTCACGCCGGAATATTCCCGGTAATATTGCCGTCCCTCCAGCTCTGCCAGCGGCGTCTCGTCCAGATCTTTCTTTAAATCAAGCGCGGCCAGACGGGATGCTTCTCCATTAAATACCGTCTGGCGTGATGCGGTCGATGTTCCACCATCCGGGGTCCGCGAGGTGTCTGGCATAGCCACTTCAATGCAGTCGGTCGGCAGCTTTGTCGTCTCGGCCACGATTTGCAGCATCGTCGTCGCTATGCCCTGCCCCATGCAGGCGGCGCTGGTATAGATCACGGCTTTGCCGTTTTCGATCCGGATGTTGACGCGACCGACGTCGGACAAACCGACGCCGATGCCTGCGTTTTTCATCGCGCAGGCAATGCCCGCATCGGGTCGGCTGTCGCAAATCTCTTTCACGGCCAGCAGCGTATCGATAATGCCGGTTCCCGGATCGGCAATCTGGCCGTTCGGCAGCACATCGCCCGGTGCAACTGCGTTTTGAAAGCGAATCTGCCAAGGCGTAATGCCGACTTTTTCCGCCAGCATGTTCAGGCAACATTCCATCGCGAAGCAGGATTGCGTCACGCCAAAGCCCCGAAACGCGCCACCCGGCGGGTTATTTGTATATACGCCAAGACCGACCACATCGACGTTGGCAATCTTGTAGGGTCCGGCCGCATGCGTACAGGCGCGCTGCAGAACCGGCCCGCCTAATGATGCATACGCGCCGCTGTCGGCCAGCAAGTGCGCCTTTACCGCAGTAAGATGGCCTTTAGCATCGCAGGCCACTTCATACTTCATTTCCATGCCGTGCCGTTTCGGATGCACGCGGATGCTTTCCTGGCGGTCGAGCGTCACTTTCACCGGCACGCCCGCATGCCAGGCCAGCAGCGCCGCATGATGCTGCACCGACAAGTCTTCCTTGCCGCCGAAGCCTCCGCCGACAAGCTTGCTAACGACCTTCACCCGTTCTTCCGGCACGCCAAGTACGCCGACAATGCCTTCGTGATCGTCGTATATGCTTTGCGTTCCGGTATAAACGGTCATCGTACCATCGCTTTCCGGCACCGCAAGCGCGCTTTCCGGTTCGAGAAAAGCGTGTTCGGTCGGCGGCGTACGGAACGTGTATTGGACGACATGTGCAGCCGCAGCAAACGCGGCTGCCGTATCGCCGCGACTGAGTACCGTTTTGGCGAGCAGATTCCCTTTCGGGTGCAGCTTCGGTGCATCCTCGGCAAGCGCCGCCTGCGGCGTTGTAAGCGGCTCGCGTTCTTCATAGTCCACTTTTATGAATGCCAGCGCCGCTTTGGCCTGGCGGCGCGTTTTGGCCGCAACAAGCACCACCGCGTCGCCGACGTAGCGGGTTTCCTCGCCTTCCGCAATCATCGCCGGCCAGTCATGAATGATATGTCCCTGAAAGCGTTCGCCCGGCACATCTTTGGCCGTCAGTACAACCGCGACGCCCGGCTGTTTTTTTGCTTCGCTGGCATCAATCGTTTTGATAAAAGCCCTTGGCATTGGCGCGCGCAGTACAGCGCCATGCAGCATATTCGGCAACTGCATGTCGTCGACATATTGTCCGATGCCAAGTACCTTGGCCCGCGCGTCAAGACGCGGCATCCGGTCGCCGACGCGATAACCGGTACCGTTTTCCGGTACCGGCAAAGCTTCACGCAGTAGTTTTGCCGCCGCTAAAATCGCTTCTTCAATTTTTACATAACCGGTGCAACGGCAGATATTGCCGTGAATCGCTTTTTTTACTTGTTCGGGCGTCGGTTCCGGCTCCAGATCGATTAACCCTTTGGCGCTGATTACCATGCCGGGAATGCAAAAGCCGCACTGCACCGCTCCGGCAGCGGCAAACGCCCAGGCATAGACCTCCTGCTCACGTTTCGACAATCCTTCGACCGTCACGATCCGCTTGCCGTTCAGCTTCGCGAGGCTATAGAGGCAGGCGCGGACGGCCTTTCCGTCAAGCAGCACCATACAGGTGCCGCAGGCGCCTTCCGCACAGCCGCTTTTCACCGAGGTTAATCGCAGCTCGTCACGCAGATAGTCGAGCAGATTCGCGTCGGATTCGCATGCACAGTCTTTTCCATTGACCGTAAACATAAACATCGCCAACACCCTTTCTTCTTAGAAAAACGATTGCCGTAGCCAGCAAAATACTCCGGGGTGATTTGACACGAAGACACGAAGAAAAGCAAAGCTTGCGAAGAATTTCACTCTATATATTCTTCGACTCTTCCATTCTTCGTGTCTTCGTGTTAACCGTTCCCCTTTTCAATATTATTCAATCAGTAAAAAATAAGCCGCTTTACTCTTTGCTCATTGAACAATCGGCTCGAGACGGGGAGACTTTGCTCCCCGCTTCGCGCCCATGTTTTTTTAGGGGTAAACGTGGGTGCCGGTCTTTCCGGCAACGGCTTCTTCGAGCGATTCCGGATTGGTGATGATCGCGTGTTTGCCGCCGTTTTCTAGGAACTGAATCACCGCTTCGACCTTCGGCAGCATGCTGCCGGGGGCAAAGTGTTTTTCTGCCGCATATTGCTTGAGTTCGGCTAAGCTCACTTTGTTCAACGCTTTTTCATCCGGCTTGCCGTAGTTCAGGTAGACCACCGGAACGCCGGTCGAGATGACGAGCGTGTCGGCTTCGATCTGCGTCGCCAAAAGACTGGAGGCAAAATCCTTGTCGATGACCGCATCGACGCCTTTCAGCGTACCGTCCTCTTCCTGCACGACCGGGATACCGCCGCCGCCGACCGCGATCAGGCAATAGCCGTCTCTGACCAGTTTGCTGATCACGTCTTTTTCGACGATCGTCTGCGGTTTCGGCGATGCGACGACGCGGCGGTAGCCGCGACCGGCGTCGCTAACCATGACCCAGTCGGGATTGTCTTTACGGATCGCTTCCATCTGCTCTTCGCTGTAAAACGTACCGATCGGCTTGGTCGGCGTAACGAATGCCGGATCTTTCTGATCGACGATAACCTGCGTTACGATCGTCATCGCTGACTTCTCGACGCCGCGCCGCTTAAACTCATTATCCATGGCCTGTTGGATCTGGTAACCGATCGCGCCTTGCGTATCGGCGCCGCAGCTGACGAGCGGCACGCGATGCATGCCTGCCTTCTCGCTGGCAATCTCGGACCGCCGCAGGATGAAGCCCACTTGGGGACCATTGCCGTGCGTGATGATGACGTCGTATCCCTGTTGAATCATCCCGGTGATATGTCGGGCCGTCTCACACACGGCAGAAAACTGGTCCTCCACGGACTGGTGATCGTTGTCACGGATCAGGGAATTTCCGCCTATGGCAACTACCGCCAGCTTGTTCATCGTTATCTACCGCCCATTAACAGAGTCATAACCGCTTTTGCGGTATGCAGACGATTTTCGGCTTCATCATATACGACGGAATGCGGACCATCGATCACGGAGTCTTCCACTTCGTTGTTGCGGTCAGCCGGCAGTGCATGCATGTACATGACATTCTTGTCCGCAGTCGCCATTTTGGCTTCGGTGCATTTCCATGATTTTTGCGCTTTCAGCTTGTCATCGACGACAGCGACTGCGCCAGCGGCCTGCAGACCGGTCTGATCGTTAACCCAGTTGCCCCAGTTTTTCGGGATGACGATATGCGCACCAGCATAGGCTTCGGCTTCATTATCGGTGACGGTAACGGTACCGCCGTATTTTTCCGCGTTGGCCTTCGCTTTGGCGATGACCCAATCCGGCAGTTCCCAGCCTTTCGGATGCGCCAGCACAACGTCCATGCCGTAGCGGGGGAAGAGAAGAACCTGGGAAACCGGTACGGAAATCGGTTTTTTATGGCTTTCTGCATAGGCCCAGATGATGGACACCTTGGTGCGTTTCAAATCGCCGATTTTTTCCTTCATCGTCATCAGATCCGCCAGCGCCTGCATCGGATGATAGAGATCGCACTGCAGATTCATGATCGGCACGGTCGAATGTTTGGCCATTTCGGTCAGATATTTGTTGCCGTAGCCCCAGTTGCAATAACGGCAGGCGATGCCATGACCGAAGCGGGACAGGATCGTCGCGGTATCCTTGGCGCTTTCGCCGTGCGCGATCTGCATGCTGCTCGAATCCAAGAAGCCCGCATGGCCGCCAAGCTGTGCGAAACCGGCTTCCATCGAGTTGCGCGTGCGCGTCGATTGTTCAAAGAACATCATGAACATCGATTGATGCAAGAGATACGGCGTAGGTACGCCCATCGCGAATTTTTTCTTCAAATCGAGCGAGACTTCGAGCATCGTGTCGACTTCTTCTTTTGTGAACTCTTCCAAATCGATGAAATGTCTGCCTCTGAAAACGCTTTGCATAATGATGATCCCCCTCAAATTTTGTTTTATTTGTTGCGAATTTTTTATTGAACCACAGATGCCTGCGGCATCGCAGTAGCGCTAACGCGCCGCACAGTGTAGGCCGCAAGCGGCCGCTGTGTTGCCGAAGGCAACTGTGGTTTAAACGCTTTATCCTTAGACCAGGTTCTGTGTGTTTTTCGGCATTTTGTCCGCATATTTTTTTACATAGAGCAATGGAATAGCGGCATACATCGCGGCGCAGTCGACCAGTTCTTTTTTCCAGGTCTTTTCGTTTGGCGCATGCGCCTGATCTTCATGACCAGGGCCGAAGCCGATGCAAGGGATACCGTAGCGGCCCATGATCGAAACGCCGTTCGTCGAGAACGTCCACTTGTCGACTTCCGGTTTTTTCTTGAACAGCTCCGCATACGCTTCTTCCAGCGTACCGCAGACCGGATGGCCGTCTTCGATCAGCCAGGTCGGGAAGTAGCATTCGGTCGGATAGACGAGGCCGGTGTAAGCAGGACGATCGTATTGATACATCGTTACTTCTGCTTTGGCCGCTTTGACGGACGGCAGATTTTTGATCTGTTGGATCGCATATTCCCAAGTCTCGCCAGCCGTCAGACGGCGGTCGATCGAGATCCAGCAGCTGTCTGCCACTGCGCAGCGCGACGGCGAAGTATGGAAGATTTCCGATACGGTCAGCGTGCCTTTGCCCAGGAACGGATGATCGAGCAGATTTTCGTGCAGCGCCCGTAACTCTTCGAGAATCGGAGCCATTTTATAGATGGCATTGTCGCCGCGCTCCGGCGCGCTGCCGTGGCAGCTGACGCCTTGCGTCTTGACCTGGATTTCCATCCGTCCCCGTTGACCGCGATAGATCTTGCCGTCGGTCGGTTCGGTGATCACGACGAATTCCGGCACCAGTTTATCTTCATTGATGATGTACTGCCAACACAAGCCGTCGCAGTCTTCTTCCTGCACGGAGCCGACTACCCAGAGCGTATACTCGCCTTCGAGGCCGAGATCCTTGATGATCTTTCCGGCGTAGACCATCGAGGCCATGCCGCCTTCCTGGTCGCTCGCGCCGCGCCCGCCGATCACTTCGTCATCTTCAAAGCCTTTGTACGGATCGAATTCCCAGTTCGCCATGTTGCCGACGCCGACGGTGTCGATATGCGCGTCCATCGCAATCACATGCGGGCCATGGCCGATACGTCCCAGCACATTGCCCATTGGATCGATCTTGACTTCGTCAAAGCCGACTTTTTCCATCTCCTGCTTGATGCGCAGGACGACCTTCTCTTCCTGACAGCTTTCGCTCGGGATCGCCAGCATGTCGCGCAAGAATCGGGTCATTTCCGGTTGATACTTCTTTGCCTGTTCGACGATTTTAGCAAATTCCATGATTCCACATTCCCCTTTCAACATCACCGCTTGTATATTTCAGCCTTGGTTTGGGGCTCTGCAACCTCTTCCCAAACCCTGCCGCTACGCCCGTGTCAGTAAGAACGGCAACGACCTGGTCACGCCATGGTAAAGCGCCGCCATTTCGGCAGCCTGGCGCAGCGAGAAATCGCCGCTGAACTCCGTTTTCAACTGCATCGCCTTCAGCTCGAAGCTGTCGCTTAAGGTCAGCTGCAGCGCGTCGTCTTCGAACAGCCAGCCGCTCTTCGTCAGCGCAAGCGTCATTTCCCTGCCGCCTTCGCGGCGTTTGATCCGCTCGCCTTCGATGTAAAACGCATTGTCGTTTTCTTGCGCAAAGTCCGCTTTCTCGCGGAACAGGCGCGGTTTATCGAGATACGGCCTGCCCTGATGGACGCAGAAGCTGGCGCAGTTGCCGCACTCGTTACAAAAATCGTCCAGATGAAGGATTTGGCGCGTCTGCCGGATCGCGAACTCTTCCGTGCCGGAGAGCGTCAGTTTGCCGTTCAGGCAGGAGAGGCGCGGCAGTTCGACCTCGATTTGCGGCAACTGGTAGATAAAGTTGGCCCGGTTGGGGCACACCTCGACGCACTTGTCGCAAAAGCTGGCGCACTGCAGACACCGCTTCGCCTCTTCTTTCGCCTCCGCTTCCGCCAGCGTTCGATCGACCAGCTTGAAACCGTCGCGTTCACTAAACGGCAGCGTCGCCTGTCTCTTTTGCGCCGATTTTCTGCAGCGCGCCTGTTTCACGCACAGAATCTCTTCTTCACTCAATGTCACGGAGGGCTCTGCCTCGGGGCTCTTCAGTCCCAGTTTCTCGCAGATCGCCGCAGCCGCGCGTTGGCCGTCGGCGCAGGCCTGGATCACGATCGCCGGTCCGGTAACCGCGTCTCCGCCTGCATATACGCCGCAGACCGAAGTCTTGCCGCTGCGTTTCTCGATTGCGACGCCGCCGCTTTTCTCAAGCCGGACCTCGCTGCCGTCAAAAAAGTTCAAATCCGCGCTCTGTCCGATCGCGATGATCACTGCGTCGGCCTCGAGCGTAAACGCGCTGTCTGGAATCGGCACCGGGCGTCGCCGCCCGCTCGCGTCTGGTTCGCCAAGCTTGTTGCGACTGCAGGAAAGACCTTTCACCCTGCCGCCTTCGAGTAGAATCGCCTCCGGCGTTGCCAGTTCTTCGAGCTGATTTCCTTCCGCAAATAATTCATGAATCTCTTCTTCAATCGCGGGCATTTCCTGGCGCGTCCTTCGATACACCACCGTAACCGGCTGTCCGGTGAGCCGCTGCGCGGTGCGCGCCGCGTCCATCGCCGTGTTGCCGCCGCCGATGATGACGGCTTTTTTACCAAGCGCGACTTTTTCGCCGCGCGCGACTTTTTCCAAAAGTTCAAGCGCACTGTAGACGCCGTCTGCACCGTCGCCGGGGATATCCATCTTCGCATCCTGCGGAAAGCCGCACGCGAGATAAACCGCGTCGTACCCCTGTTTCAAGAGGCCTTCCGCCTTGCCGTTCACCGGCTGCGAAAGCCGAATCTCGACGCCTAGGTCGCGGATGCGCTGCACATCGCCGTCGAGCACTTCTTTCGGTACCCGGAACGCCGGTGCGATCGCCATCATGCCGCCTGCGCGTTCGCGCTTTTCAAACACAGTGACGTCAACACCGCGCAGTGCAAGCGCCGTCGCCGCCGCAAGGCCGGAAGGCCCGCTGCCGACGATCGCCACCTTGTGGCCATTCGCCTTGCCCTTAGGAAGCTGCGCCTTGCCGTGTTCGGAAGCGAACCGTTTCAGCGAACGGATCGCGACCGGTTCGTCGTAATTGTTGCGCGTGCATTTGCTTTGGCAAAGGTGCGTACAGACATAGCCTGTCACAGACGGGAGCGGATTGCGCTCGAGAATCGTCGTCAGCGCCGCATCATAATCGCCCTCTGCAATCTGCCACGCATAGCGGGGTACATCCTGGCAAACTGCGCATTGCGCGGTGCAAGGCGCGGCGACACAGTCAAACGCGCTCAGATTCGATTCGAGTTTCGGCAGTCCGTGATCATGATAGGCTTTTTTATAGCGAATATCGCTTAGCGCCTCTTCGGCGGCCCGATCAACATTAGTCAATCTGTCGGCAGCCAGTTCATCAAGGTTTTTTGCCTTTTTCACTTTCATGTCCGCTTCGAGCTGTTCAAGATATTGCACCAGATTCGAATAGCCGCCCGGTTTCAGGAGATCGGACGCGACCGTGACCGGCAAAGCGCCCGTCGCGAGAATCGTCGAGAAATTCAGCGCATCCGCGCCTGCGGAATATGACACGCTCAGTTTGCCGTCGAATTGCTGCGCAAATTTCTTGACCAGCTGCATCGTCACCGGATACAGCGCCCGGCCTGACATGTACATTTCGTCGCCGGGCATCTGCTTCTTATAATTCGCCATCGCCAGCGTGTTGCTGAGCTTGACGCCGAACGCGAGACCGCGCTCCTT
Above is a genomic segment from Azotosporobacter soli containing:
- a CDS encoding serpin family protein; this encodes MINEYCGRKAKWIGLCLSALLLIVTGIAGAGVPAEKDNNTAEGNNQFAVDLYQRIQLAQPDKNTFYSPLGVSTALVMTYAGSRGQTEAQMAKALHFTGPQDELHQKFSNLLTQLQTGKDKGYRLEIANALWGQKGFSFSEPFLSLTDRYYQGSFQTLDFAKDTENSRMTINHWVEERTDNKIKNLLQQGDLTYLTRLVLTNAIYFKGDWEKPFKAEATSNQPFRLADGSKIDAALMRQSDTFAYAESEGVQAVELPYAGDDVAMLVLLPNGSAADLARNLSPEQIRTLRAQMTMKQVEVSLPKFKFATRYYLDDEKLLPALGMADAFDQYKADLSGMDGRKDLYISHVIHQAMIEVNEKGSEAAAATAVVVGLKSFLPQQPTIFRADHPFLFLIVHKPTDSILFMGAVNDPSKS
- a CDS encoding exodeoxyribonuclease III, with product MRLISWNVNGLRACLGKGFADFFTGIDADIVCLQETKMQEGQAKIDFPGYRQYWNSAVKKGYSGTAIFTRLEPLSVRYDLGQSEHDQEGRVICLEFESFFLVTVYTPNSQRELARLDYRLQWEDDFRAYLQELDRQKPVILCGDINVAHQEIDLKNPKTNRRNAGFTDEERGKMSELLAAGFTDTFRHLYPEQEDAYTWWSYMMKARERNIGWRIDYFLISDRLRSELKDAKIYPDVMGSDHCPVGLEIF
- a CDS encoding HD domain-containing phosphohydrolase: MMYETKPCKPFRRELLTLLLLMIVAILLLVEGSNAFVFYQLNSQYQSSEAANVRSTVQQTLAFQDQAYLLYEQQLEERMKKAMDLFQQAYLRNGKNPLRIDLQRIQRNAGLDIDLFVLDNEGRVIYTTFSPDLNQLVIRPDSSLAKSLQHARENDEYLVDRSSVSLYDGVKKFSYQSTPDDKYFLEIGIALSQHQDALGVIDFDAAIEQLISEHDILASVRVYDRAGSDFTAAKGTGQYRLSGEKLAALQSAVHTEKPQQLSEGALTYEYLPLPRQKDYLTGKVVEIVYDTGKWQLRWQKYLLLHGAIALAAIFGGILCSFWLTNRIAQPILRLSHSVRRIASGNFNEPVSIAGENEISRLAEDIDGMRQKLVAMIGYLKDSNDQLAQGYDLTIRAFFKTLEVRESRTASHSLRVNQIAMDIGRQLQLSEEQLLKLEWGTLLHDIGKLAIEDAILLKSGPLTVEEYESMKEHPRIGYEVLQDAAYLRDALEVSLFHHENYDGTGYPHRLKGEDIPLLARICAVADAFEAMTADRPYRQGIPLEEAVEELKRCSGAQFDPLVLDAFFALPLEEYRIPKDPA
- a CDS encoding Bax inhibitor-1/YccA family protein: MRNSNPIFKSDTFTRSGYQVGQETMTVSGTINKAMSLLFLLVASSLSTFLYLAMTGKFETVAIFAGVGIVATLILGMVACFKPQTCHVTAPLYAVFEGFALGSITMILSMKYGGIAFQAVMLTFGVAAAMFGCYRFGLIRATEKFKSFVAAATMGVFLVIMANLLLGMFGINLPFRSGGIIGIVFSLVVIGVAALNLILDFDRIEDGARQGLPAQMEWFAAFGLMVTMVWLYWEILRLLMILRGSDD